Genomic DNA from Rhodoferax mekongensis:
ACTTTCCACGGCGGTCACTGCGTGAATCGCCACGCGCAGGTCAAAGGTCTGCAGGCCACGGCCCTCGCTGTCGCGGGCGGCAAAGGCTTCGCGCATGCGGTTGAGGATGGCGTTGTAGTTGCCGACGGATTGACCCACTACCAAGGAGGCAGCATCTTCCAGCGTCTGGCGGATCTTCTCGCCGCCGGGCACTTCACCCACACCGGTGTTGCCGCTGCTGTCGGTCAGGATGACGATGTTGCGGGTAAAAAACGGCGCGTGGGCGCCACTCAGGTTCATCAGCATGCCGTCATGTCCGGCAACCGGAATGACGCGTAGCGCCGTCACCACAGGGGCGCCGCGCACAGAGGTAGTTTCAGACGGGGTCATGGTCAATCTCCTTAGCGGGGCGCTCGGAATGAAAGGATGTGTGGCGCCCCTACATATAGGACATCATACAACTAAACTGCGTCAGCCTGCGACTTTCTCAAGCGATCCTTGCTGTTGGCAAGATGGGTTCGCATGGCGGCGCGGGCCGCATCCGCATCCTGATTGCGGATGGCGTTGAAGATGTATTCGTGTTCGCCATGCACACGTCGCAGGTACGCCAAGCGCCCTTCCGGCGCACTGCTGGCGGTGTTGATGCGGGTGCGCGGAATGATCATGGTGCCCAGATAAGTCATCAGGTCGGCAAAGTGGCGGTTACCCGTGGACTTGGCAACTTCCATGTGGAAACTGAAGTCGGAAGGCACTGCATCCGAGTCTTCCTCAATCGACTTCTGGAACGCGTCCAGCATGGCCTGCATGGCCTGCAAGTTGGCTTCGGTACGGCGCTGTGCCGCCAGGCCCGCAGCCTCGGTTTCCAGCGAAATCCGCAGCTCCAGCAGGGCAATCACATCGGCGACGGTGGCGAAATCCACATCGGCGATCTGGAAATTTCCACTGCTTTGCGGTGCGAGTGCAAAGGTGCCTACACCGTGACGGGTCTCCACCAGACGGTTGGCTTGCAGGCGCGAAATGGCTTCACGCACCACAGTGCGACTGACCTCAAAACGACCCATGATTTCCGATTCAGTGGGCAACTTGTCGCCGGGTTTGATGGCGCCATCGCGGATGCTGGCAGCCAGACTTTCGACCACCTCATTCACCAGGCCCTTGGAGCGGCGCGGGCGCAATGCATCGGCCGACTCCGGTGTTGCACTTGACGCCGCAATTGTTCTAGGGGTTTGCACTAGGTCCATGGAAAAGTCCTTGACGCGGTCTGAGACGATGACCACAATTTAACACATCAGACAACATACAACTGACAATTCAGCTCTCTATTTCATGACAATCAAAGTACACCACACTTTGCTGATGACCGGCGCCGCAGGCGGCTTGGGCACAGCAATGCGCGATCGTTTGAAGGCCAATTGCGAGGTCT
This window encodes:
- a CDS encoding FadR/GntR family transcriptional regulator, with amino-acid sequence MDLVQTPRTIAASSATPESADALRPRRSKGLVNEVVESLAASIRDGAIKPGDKLPTESEIMGRFEVSRTVVREAISRLQANRLVETRHGVGTFALAPQSSGNFQIADVDFATVADVIALLELRISLETEAAGLAAQRRTEANLQAMQAMLDAFQKSIEEDSDAVPSDFSFHMEVAKSTGNRHFADLMTYLGTMIIPRTRINTASSAPEGRLAYLRRVHGEHEYIFNAIRNQDADAARAAMRTHLANSKDRLRKSQADAV